AAGCTTTATTCGTCATTGGGGAAAATAACCCAGACTATGAAAAAAATAAGGCGCTTGCGAATAAATTACATGAAAGGCTCCAGGAAGACTATTATGGTTTAAGCCGTGGAATTTTTGCACCGCCAGTCAGTGAAGGTAGTCGGAATGGTGTATACAATCAGGATTTATCGGAAAATGCGCTACTCGTTGAGTTTGGAGGGATAGAAAATTCTCTTGAGGAAGTTTATCGAACGGTTGAAGCGTTCGCAGAAGTGTTTAGTGAGTTTTATTGGGATCAGCAAGATATGGAATGACCCTGGGAGGTGAGGAATACGATGGCGCATGTTACTTTTAGAGCAGTGTTGTTAATTTCTACTCTAATGTTTGGATTTATATTAGGCATTTTGTATTCAGATAATAGTGTGTCTGTAGGGGGTTTTGGTTTTAATACAGGGGAAAAGGAAATCGAGGAGGAAGAGTCTAACACACGTTATAGACTTAAAGAAACTGCTGATAGCAATTTTATCGAAATGGAAGATGATGAGGGACTTGTCATTTATCATGGTGGTGATAAAACTTTACATGGAAGCCTTCCTAATAGTGGTACCTATAAATTAAAAGAAAATGATGCCCGAAGGCTACATGAAGATCAGCCGGCTCCTTTATTTACAGAGCTAGGGGTAAAAACAGCGGAGGCTTTTGAACAGGCATTTAGTCGTATGCTGGCCGTTTTTGATGCTCATTAAAGAGCGATAGAGATCAGGTAGGCTGTTGAAATAAGTTTCTCTCAACAGCCTTTATTTTAGTATTCGCTTATGCAACTAAGAAACTTTATCACAGATAAGTGTCCGTAAAACTCTTGGGTGAAAATAGAGGTAACGACGCTAATGTCCTGATTGAAGGTTTGTTTTATAGCATTTGTTCTAAAGCCAGCTTAAAATAGGTGATGATTATAGATAGGGGTTTGAGCTAAACAGTTACTTATTACCCTATCACTTTACATTGAGTTTTAAAGGCGATAACAAATGATTTGAGAACACTTACTTATCTTTCTTTATCAGGACATAATATATTAGTGGATATGTTTTGCAAGTGCAACCCTGTTAAAAGCGAATACTAATAAGACAACTAATACAGAAGAAACGGTTCAAATCGAGTACATAAAAAGAGATTAATAAAGTTGTTGAAGACAGATGAAAGTAAGATATTGAAAAAACATCCCTCCCCCCAGGAAAAAGAAACGGTAGTCTGCCCCTTTTTAGATAAATTTCTATTCCATCATTCCTTTTCACCAAGCATACACAGTTAAAAGAGTCGATTTCATAATGATGTTTTTAAAGTAATAACACGAATAGCAGGCAATAAATTTTATTTAATATGCGGATGATAAAAAGTGACTGAACCGTAAGACGGTGACTCCCTGAGGCTAAAGCTCATCTTGGAGGTCCGCTTTTGCTAGTGTTTACCGAGCAAAGTTAGCTGAAGACAAGCCCTCGGGAAAGCGTCCGCCTGAAGTGAAGGTCACTTTCATTATTCAAATTTTGACAAGGAATTCATTCAAAAGTAATGTGGTTTTCTAGCAAGCTAAAGAGATAGATGATTGGTTTAACGACATGTTTTTAACTAATCAAGTGTGATATTGAAAGTAATATTTGAACGTTGTGTATTATTCTTGTTATAATATGAGTTGGTGTATTTGACGGAGTATTGTGGGAGTGATAGTGATATGAAGCCTGAAGAACGTATTAAAAGACGGGATAAGATCCGTAATTTTTCTATTATTGCACATATCGACCATGGAAAATCAACATTGGCCGATCGAATTTTAGAGAAAACGAGTGCCTTGACACAGCGGGAAATGAAAGATCAAATGCTTGATGCGATGGATCTTGAGCGTGAACGAGGTATTACAATTAAACTAAACGCTGTGCAATTAACTTATAAAGCGAACGACGGTGTTGACTATATTTTTCATTTAATTGATACGCCAGGACACGTGGATTTTGCCTATGAAGTCTCTCGAAGTCTGGCAGCTTGTGAAGGCGCCCTGCTTATCGTGGATGCTGCTCAAGGTATCGAGGCCCAAACATTGGCTAATGTATATTTAGCCCTTGATAATGACTTGGAAATATTGCCTGTCATTAATAAAATTGACTTACCAAGTGCTGAACCTGAACGAGTTAAGCAAGAAGTAGAAGATGTGATTGGTTTGCCGATGGATGACTGTTTATTAGCCTCTGCTAAAAATGGGATAGGTATTGATGACATTTTAGAATCCATTGTTAAAAATGTACCTGCGCCATCTGGTGATCCTGAAGCGCCGCTCAAAGCGATGATTTTTGACTCTCTATATGATCCATATCGTGGCGTAATCGTGTACTTGCGAATAACGGAGGGGACGGTTAAGCCGGGAGAAAAAGTGAAAATGATGGCTACAGGCAAGGAATTTGAAGTACAAGAAATTGGGGTCTTCACCCCTAAACCAGTGGCTCAAGAAGAGCTGACAGTAGGCGATGTTGGATTTATGATTGCCTCGATTAAAAATGTCAGTGACAGCCGGGTTGGGGACACGGTAACACATGCAGAAAGACCGACTGCGGAAGCGTTGCCAGGATATCGAAAGCTTAATCCGATGGTTTTTTGTGGCTTATATCCAGTAGATACAACAGATTATAACGCTCTTCGAGAAGCACTTGAGAAATTAGAGTTAAACGACGCGTCATTGCAATTTGAAGCGGAAACGTCTCAAGCATTAGGTTTTGGCTTTCGCTGTGGATTCTTAGGTCTTCTCCATATGGAGATCATTCAAGAGCGTATCGAAAGAGAGTTTAATATTGATCTGATAACGACGGCTCCGAGCGTTGTTTATGAAGTTCTTTTAACGGATGGAACATCCCTTAGAATTGATAACCCTGCTGATATGCCTGAAGCTCAAAAAGTAGAACACGTTCAAGAGCCGTATGTAAAAGCTGAAGTAATGGTTCCAAATGATTATGTTGGGGCAGTGATGGAGCTATGTCAGAAAAAACGTGGCGACTATGTAGATATGAAATACTTGGATGAGAACAGGGTAAACATCGTTTATCAATTGCCGCTTTCAGAAATCGTCTACGATTTCTTTGATACGTTAAAATCAAGTACAAAAGGCTATGCGTCTTTTGATTATGAGCTTATTGGTTATAAGGAAAGTAACCTCGTTAAGATGGATATTCTTCTAAATGGTGAAAAAATTGATGCTTTATCTGTTATTGTTCACCGCGACTCAGCTTATGACCGTGGAAAGAGCATCGTTGAAAAGCTAAAGGAATTAATTCCTCGTCAGCAATTTGAAGTACCAGTTCAAGCGAGTATTGGTCAAAAAATAATTTCTAGATCAACTATTAAGGCTATGAGAAAAAATGTTTTAGCTAAATGTTACGGTGGCGATATTTCACGTAAACGAAAGCTTCTTGAGAAACAAAAAGAAGGTAAAAAGCGAATGAAAAACGTTGGGAACGTAGAAGTGCCGCAAGAAGCCTTTATGTCTGTGCTTAGTATGGACGACAATAAGTAATGGATGGTGCCAGACCGCAGAAATGCTGCGGTCTTTTCCCATTAATATTACACGTTTAGGGAGTATATGAGGCTAAACTATCGGAAAGAGGTGTGGAACATGCCACAATCACTTTATGTCCATGTTCCTTTTTGCGAACAAATCTGTCATTATTGTGATTTCAATAAATTCTTTTTAAAAAACCAACCTATTGAAGAATACCTTGAGTTGTGTGAGCGCGAAATGTTGCAAACAGTTATAGCTTTTCCTCCTGAAAAGGAATTGTCGACGATCTATATTGGCGGGGGAACCCCTACCGCTCTTACGACAAGTCAATTAAACTATTTACTTACAGCGATTAAAAGGCACTTCCCTATTAGTGAAAAAGTCGAATGGACAGTGGAAGTAAATCCAGGAAGTGCTGATGAGGAAAAGTTGTCGATGATGCATGAGCTAGGGGTAAATAGACTAAGTATCGGGGCTCAAACGTTTGACCCTCATTTATTGAAAGCAATCAATCGGGATCACGAACCGTCAGAGGTAGCTAAAACTGTGGCATTAAGTAAGAAGGTTGGGATTACTAATTTATCGATCGATATGATGTTTGGATTACCTGATCAATCAATCGATCAATGGAAGCAATCGTTAGAAGAGCTATGCCAGCTACCGATTACCCATGTTAGTGCGTATTCTTTAAAAATTGAAGAAAAAACAGTGTTTTATCAGTTAATGAGAAAGGGTAAATTGTCTTTGCCTGGTCAAGAAATAGAAGCTGGTATGTATCACTATATGTTGGATAAGCTTGCTCAAGACGGGTTTCACCATTATGAGATAAGCAATTTTGCTAAGCTACCATACGAAAGTCAGCATAACCTGACTTATTGGAATAACGAAGAGTACTATGGTATCGGAGCAGGTGCTCATAGCTATGTGGAAGGGATAAGGCGAGCAAATCATGGACCATTGCCTAAATATATGAAGGCGATTAAAGAAAAGAAATTACCTTACTTTGAAGAACATCACGTGTCTCTGAAAGAACAAATGGAAGAACAAATGTTCATGGGTCTGCGTAAATTAACGGGTGTTTCATTTGAAATTTTTAAGAGGCGCTTTGGAAAAGACCTCTATGATGTTTTCCCACAAGCAGTGACAGATTTAATTAGCAGGGGATTACTCATAGATGCAAAAACACATCTAAAACTCTCAAAAGAGGGACTTCTTCTCGGAAATGAAGTGTTTGAACAGTTTTTACTGAATGATTAAGAGCTGATAGCGTTGAAAACACACAAACTTTAGTGAATTAAATAATTTTTTTCATAAGATGAATAATGTCCGTTGACAACTGGAATCCTTCTTTGGTAACTTATAATATAGATTTAGCACTCGCACTTGGAGAGTGCTAACAGGGGGGATTGACTATGTTGACAGAACGTCAGTTAATGATCCTTAAAGCGATTGTAAATGATTACATTACAAATGCTGAACCTGTGGGATCGAGAAGCGTATCAAAACGGGATGATATAAACTATAGTCCTGCAACGATAAGGAATGAAATGTCAGACTTGGAAGATTTAGGGTTCTTGGAGAAGCCACACAGTTCAGCGGGGAGAATCCCTTCACAAAAGGGTTATCGATATTATGTGGATCATTTATTATCTCCCTCCAAGCTAAAGAAAAGTGATGTTACAAATATTCAAGGCATGCTGGCAAATAAATTCAGTGAGTTTGAACAAGTTGTGGATCAAGCTGCGAAGGTATTGTCTAATTTGACGAGTTACACGTCAATTGTCCTTGGTCCTGAAGTATTTGAATCGACCCTAAAGCAAATTCAGCTCATTCCTATTTCTGACAACCAAGCGGTAGCTATAATCGTAACAGATACTGGTCATGTGGAAAATCAGACTGTCCACTTTCCAGGAAAGCTCGAAGGAAATGAGCTAGAGAAAGTGGTTAACATATTGAATGAACGGCTTCGTGGGGTCCCGTTAGTGGAACTAAAAAGAAGATTAAACAATGAAATAGCCAGCTTACTCAAACAATATGTCAAGCAATATGAAGAAATGGTGGCTATGTTGCACGAGGTGTTTAAAAATCATCAAAATGAGAAAGTCTTCTATGGGGGGAAAACAAACATTTTAGCTCAACCTGAATTTCATGATGTTGAGCGAGTGAGAGATATTCTTAACATCTTTGAAGAAGATGCTCTTGTTTCTAAATTATTCCGATCGGAAGAGCACGGTCTTACGATCAAAATTGGTGAGGAAAATCGATTTGCTCCGTTTGCTAACTGTACGATTATCACAGCTACGTATTCGCTTGATGGAAAGTATATGGGGACGGTTGGTTTACTAGGCCCGACGCGAATGGAATACTCGAGAGTGGTTAGCATTATGGACTATTTATCAAAAGACATGTCGAAGCTACTGACAGCGTGGTATAAAGACAAAGGATAACCGCCACTTTTCAACTTCTGCTTCCAAAAAAGGGGCAGGAGGTTATGATGGTAATTTTATAAGGAGGTGAAAGACATGGAAAACGATGCAAAAAGAAACCATGAAGAAAACATTGTATCAGAAGAGACAGAACATTCGTCAGCACAACCGTCAGCCCATGAAAAGGATATGGCGTTTACTGAATCAGACAACATTGATGACGAGATTCAATCAGATGAGGATGAAAAAAGTGAAAATGACGATTCTGATGAAATTAAAGAATTAGAACGAAAGCTTGCAGATGCCACAAATCGTATACTGCGAATTCAAGCTGATTATGATAATTTCAGACGCCGAACTAAGCAAGAAAAGGAATCGGCAGCTAAATATAGATCTCAAAGTTTGGCCGAAAAGCTGTTGCCTGCACTAGATAACTTCGAGCGAGGTATGATGATTACGCCACAGGAAGAAGAAACGAAAAGCTTGTTACAAGGTATGGAAATGGTCTAT
The genomic region above belongs to Bacillus sp. A301a_S52 and contains:
- the lepA gene encoding elongation factor 4, producing MKPEERIKRRDKIRNFSIIAHIDHGKSTLADRILEKTSALTQREMKDQMLDAMDLERERGITIKLNAVQLTYKANDGVDYIFHLIDTPGHVDFAYEVSRSLAACEGALLIVDAAQGIEAQTLANVYLALDNDLEILPVINKIDLPSAEPERVKQEVEDVIGLPMDDCLLASAKNGIGIDDILESIVKNVPAPSGDPEAPLKAMIFDSLYDPYRGVIVYLRITEGTVKPGEKVKMMATGKEFEVQEIGVFTPKPVAQEELTVGDVGFMIASIKNVSDSRVGDTVTHAERPTAEALPGYRKLNPMVFCGLYPVDTTDYNALREALEKLELNDASLQFEAETSQALGFGFRCGFLGLLHMEIIQERIEREFNIDLITTAPSVVYEVLLTDGTSLRIDNPADMPEAQKVEHVQEPYVKAEVMVPNDYVGAVMELCQKKRGDYVDMKYLDENRVNIVYQLPLSEIVYDFFDTLKSSTKGYASFDYELIGYKESNLVKMDILLNGEKIDALSVIVHRDSAYDRGKSIVEKLKELIPRQQFEVPVQASIGQKIISRSTIKAMRKNVLAKCYGGDISRKRKLLEKQKEGKKRMKNVGNVEVPQEAFMSVLSMDDNK
- a CDS encoding oxygen-independent coproporphyrinogen III oxidase; translated protein: MPQSLYVHVPFCEQICHYCDFNKFFLKNQPIEEYLELCEREMLQTVIAFPPEKELSTIYIGGGTPTALTTSQLNYLLTAIKRHFPISEKVEWTVEVNPGSADEEKLSMMHELGVNRLSIGAQTFDPHLLKAINRDHEPSEVAKTVALSKKVGITNLSIDMMFGLPDQSIDQWKQSLEELCQLPITHVSAYSLKIEEKTVFYQLMRKGKLSLPGQEIEAGMYHYMLDKLAQDGFHHYEISNFAKLPYESQHNLTYWNNEEYYGIGAGAHSYVEGIRRANHGPLPKYMKAIKEKKLPYFEEHHVSLKEQMEEQMFMGLRKLTGVSFEIFKRRFGKDLYDVFPQAVTDLISRGLLIDAKTHLKLSKEGLLLGNEVFEQFLLND
- the hrcA gene encoding heat-inducible transcriptional repressor HrcA, with the protein product MLTERQLMILKAIVNDYITNAEPVGSRSVSKRDDINYSPATIRNEMSDLEDLGFLEKPHSSAGRIPSQKGYRYYVDHLLSPSKLKKSDVTNIQGMLANKFSEFEQVVDQAAKVLSNLTSYTSIVLGPEVFESTLKQIQLIPISDNQAVAIIVTDTGHVENQTVHFPGKLEGNELEKVVNILNERLRGVPLVELKRRLNNEIASLLKQYVKQYEEMVAMLHEVFKNHQNEKVFYGGKTNILAQPEFHDVERVRDILNIFEEDALVSKLFRSEEHGLTIKIGEENRFAPFANCTIITATYSLDGKYMGTVGLLGPTRMEYSRVVSIMDYLSKDMSKLLTAWYKDKG
- the grpE gene encoding nucleotide exchange factor GrpE; amino-acid sequence: MENDAKRNHEENIVSEETEHSSAQPSAHEKDMAFTESDNIDDEIQSDEDEKSENDDSDEIKELERKLADATNRILRIQADYDNFRRRTKQEKESAAKYRSQSLAEKLLPALDNFERGMMITPQEEETKSLLQGMEMVYRQLKDALVEEGIEPIETVGKPFDPHYHQAVMQVENDEFESNVVVEEMQKGYQLKDKVIRPAMVKVNA